The genomic DNA AGGATCAGTTGGTGCCCCAGTATTGGGCCATCAGCTTGTCCAGCGTGCCGTCTTCCTTGATGGCGGCGAGGCCAGTGTTGATTGCGTCGACGGTTGGGTCGCCTTCCTGAAAAACAATACCCAGCGGGTCGGACTGCAGACCGGTTATCCCGACCGTCAGTTCGCCAGCAAATTCCTGCTCGTATGCGGATGCAGATGTGCCATCGATAATCACACCCTGAACGTCTGCGTTTTGCAGCGCTAGAATGGCCGCCGAGAAGTTGTCATACAGGCTGACATTCTCACGGCCCACCAATTCTTCGGCCAGTTGCGCATTGGTCGTTCCGGTTTGTGCGGCAAGCTTCTGACCACCCGCCTTGAAATCGTCCAACGTCATGTCCTCGTTGTCGACCTGAAGCAGGATCGCCTGGCTGACAACGATGTATGGCTCGGAGAAATCCATTGTTTCTTCCCGCTCCGGCGTGATTGAGACGCCCGAAATCACCAGATCGAACTCGCCTTGCTGAAGGGCTGCAAAGATGCCATCCCACGCCGTGTTGACGAAGTTTGGAACGCAGTTCACGCGCTCGCAAATGGCGTTCATGACGTCAACGTCAAAGCCCACAATCTCACCGGTTGTTTCATCCACGGTTTCCATCGGCGGATAGGTCGCGTCCGTCCCGATCTTGAGCACGCGACCTTCCAGATCAGCGGCAAACGCTGCGGGCGCTGTCATCGCGGCAAGCGTCGCCGCGGCAATTAGGTGTTTGAACATGTTTGGTCTCTCCTCTGTTGGTCTAGGTTACTTGCGCATCTTGTGACGCAGGTGTGTCAGGTTGCCGCTCGATCAGTTTGGCCCTGATCTTTTTTTGAATCTCTGGCGGGTCAGCGCCGTCCAAGGCTTTCAGCATGAACTCTCCCAACAGGCGGCTCGTTTCACCAATGGGCAGGTAATAGGTGCTGGGCGGGGGCACAAAGTACTGGCTGAGTTTCAGGTCATCGTTTGAAATGACTACAACGTCCTGCCCTACCCTCACTCCTGTTTTGGCTGCGGCTGACAAGGCGCCAAGGGTCATCGCCTCGTTAGCGCAAATTATAGCGCTTGGTGGGTTCGGCAGTTTCAATAGTGCCGAAAAGGAAACTTGGCCTGTCTCTGCTGTCGTTGGCCCGGTTTCTATCAGTGTCGGGTCGAAACCTACCCCTGCCTCTGACAAAGCATCTGCATAACCCTTAAGTCGTTGTTGCGCATAGATCAGATCATCAGGAGGGTTGATCAATGCGATCCGAAGATGACCCAGGCGGATCAATCGCGCTGTCGCATCGAAGGCAGCCGCCTGACTGTCGAGGTCTACATAGGCATGCGGCCGGGTACTGTCGCTCATACCATATGTGACGAAAGGGAATCTTTTGGCCTGCAAATATGCGATGCGCGGGTCGTTCACACGGGTGCCCGAGAAGATCACGCCGTCGGCCAAACCCTCTTGCACGATTGAGCGCAAGGTCTCCAGCTCAGTGTCGCTTTCGCTGATGCTGAAAACGCTGAGTTGATAGCGCGACCCCTGAACCGCGCCTGAAATTCCGGCCAAAATACGCGTGAATTCTACGCCTTCCCATTCCTCGGCGGACTCTTCCGACACGCTCAC from Ruegeria sp. HKCCD4315 includes the following:
- a CDS encoding LacI family transcriptional regulator; this translates as MARATIKSIAKKTGYSVGTVSNALRDAPSVKQETREEVQKAAAALGYRVNLDGLKLRTNKSYRIAVLVSVSEESAEEWEGVEFTRILAGISGAVQGSRYQLSVFSISESDTELETLRSIVQEGLADGVIFSGTRVNDPRIAYLQAKRFPFVTYGMSDSTRPHAYVDLDSQAAAFDATARLIRLGHLRIALINPPDDLIYAQQRLKGYADALSEAGVGFDPTLIETGPTTAETGQVSFSALLKLPNPPSAIICANEAMTLGALSAAAKTGVRVGQDVVVISNDDLKLSQYFVPPPSTYYLPIGETSRLLGEFMLKALDGADPPEIQKKIRAKLIERQPDTPASQDAQVT
- a CDS encoding basic amino acid ABC transporter substrate-binding protein, which produces MFKHLIAAATLAAMTAPAAFAADLEGRVLKIGTDATYPPMETVDETTGEIVGFDVDVMNAICERVNCVPNFVNTAWDGIFAALQQGEFDLVISGVSITPEREETMDFSEPYIVVSQAILLQVDNEDMTLDDFKAGGQKLAAQTGTTNAQLAEELVGRENVSLYDNFSAAILALQNADVQGVIIDGTSASAYEQEFAGELTVGITGLQSDPLGIVFQEGDPTVDAINTGLAAIKEDGTLDKLMAQYWGTN